A region from the Drosophila ananassae strain 14024-0371.13 chromosome 2L, ASM1763931v2, whole genome shotgun sequence genome encodes:
- the LOC6499356 gene encoding elongation of very long chain fatty acids protein isoform X2: MEYLTKFYDGWRDLMDNKSDPRTRDYPLMSSPFPTIAISLTYAYCVKVLGPKLMENRKPFELRKVLIVYNAAQVIFSAWLFYESCIGGWLNGYNLRCEPVDYSYSPKAIRTAEGCWWYYFSKFTEFFDTFFFVMRKRYDQVSTLHVIHHGIMPVSVWWGVKFTPGGHSTFFGFLNTFVHIIMYAYYMLAAMGPKVQRYLWWKKYLTVLQMIQFVLVMVHSFQLFFKNDCNYPIGFAYFIGAHAVMFYFLFSNFYKRAYVKRDGKDKSAVKANGHANGHAKALKDGEVTPVRNGKVNGFHNTFSKFTTEMCNPALNSNSAARQRVPINAGNK; encoded by the exons GAGTACCTCACAAAATTCTACGATGGATGGCGGGATCTTATGGACAACAAATCGGATCCGCGAACACGAGACTACCCGCTCATGAGCTCGCCGTTCCCCACGATAGCCATCAGTCTGACATACGCGTACTGTGTGAAG GTACTCGGCCCGAAGCTGATGGAAAACAGAAAACCCTTTGAGCTGCGCAAAGTCTTGATCGTCTACAATGCCGCCCAAGTGATCTTCAGTGCCTGGCTGTTTTACGAG TCCTGCATAGGCGGATGGCTGAACGGCTATAACTTGAGATGCGAACCCGTTGATTATTCCTACTCGCCCAAAGCGATACGT ACCGCTGAGGGATGCTGGTGGTACTACTTCTCCAAGTTCACCGAGTTCTTCGATACCTTCTTCTTCGTGATGCGTAAGCGGTACGACCAGGTGTCCACTCTGCACGTGATCCACCACGGCATCATGCCCGTCTCCGTCTGGTGGGGCGTCAAGTTCACTCCCGGCGGTCACTCGACCTTCTTCGGCTTCCTGAACACCTTCGTCCACATCATCATGTACGCCTACTACATGCTGGCAGCGATGGGACCCAAGGTCCAGCGCTACCTCTGGTGGAAGAAGTACCTCACCGTGCTGCAGATGATCCAGTTCGTCCTTGTGATGGTGCACTCCTTCCAGCTGTTCTTCAAGAACGACTGCAACTACCCCATCGGATTTGCCTACTTCATCGGCGCCCATGCTGTGATGTTCTACTTCCTGTTCTCCAACTTCTACAAGCGCGCCTATGTGAAGCGTGATGGCAAG GACAAATCGGCTGTGAAGGCCAACGGACATGCCAACGGCCATGCCAAGGCCCTGAAGGACGGCGAGGTGACGCCCGTCCGCAACGGAAAGGTCAACGGATTCCACAACACCTTCTCCAAGTTCACCACGGAGATGTGCAACCCGGCCCTGAACTCCAACTCCGCGGCGAGACAGCGCGTCCCGATCAACGCGGGTAATAAGTAG
- the LOC6499356 gene encoding elongation of very long chain fatty acids protein isoform X1, giving the protein MTIFMDSYRAEIEEYLTKFYDGWRDLMDNKSDPRTRDYPLMSSPFPTIAISLTYAYCVKVLGPKLMENRKPFELRKVLIVYNAAQVIFSAWLFYESCIGGWLNGYNLRCEPVDYSYSPKAIRTAEGCWWYYFSKFTEFFDTFFFVMRKRYDQVSTLHVIHHGIMPVSVWWGVKFTPGGHSTFFGFLNTFVHIIMYAYYMLAAMGPKVQRYLWWKKYLTVLQMIQFVLVMVHSFQLFFKNDCNYPIGFAYFIGAHAVMFYFLFSNFYKRAYVKRDGKDKSAVKANGHANGHAKALKDGEVTPVRNGKVNGFHNTFSKFTTEMCNPALNSNSAARQRVPINAGNK; this is encoded by the exons GAGTACCTCACAAAATTCTACGATGGATGGCGGGATCTTATGGACAACAAATCGGATCCGCGAACACGAGACTACCCGCTCATGAGCTCGCCGTTCCCCACGATAGCCATCAGTCTGACATACGCGTACTGTGTGAAG GTACTCGGCCCGAAGCTGATGGAAAACAGAAAACCCTTTGAGCTGCGCAAAGTCTTGATCGTCTACAATGCCGCCCAAGTGATCTTCAGTGCCTGGCTGTTTTACGAG TCCTGCATAGGCGGATGGCTGAACGGCTATAACTTGAGATGCGAACCCGTTGATTATTCCTACTCGCCCAAAGCGATACGT ACCGCTGAGGGATGCTGGTGGTACTACTTCTCCAAGTTCACCGAGTTCTTCGATACCTTCTTCTTCGTGATGCGTAAGCGGTACGACCAGGTGTCCACTCTGCACGTGATCCACCACGGCATCATGCCCGTCTCCGTCTGGTGGGGCGTCAAGTTCACTCCCGGCGGTCACTCGACCTTCTTCGGCTTCCTGAACACCTTCGTCCACATCATCATGTACGCCTACTACATGCTGGCAGCGATGGGACCCAAGGTCCAGCGCTACCTCTGGTGGAAGAAGTACCTCACCGTGCTGCAGATGATCCAGTTCGTCCTTGTGATGGTGCACTCCTTCCAGCTGTTCTTCAAGAACGACTGCAACTACCCCATCGGATTTGCCTACTTCATCGGCGCCCATGCTGTGATGTTCTACTTCCTGTTCTCCAACTTCTACAAGCGCGCCTATGTGAAGCGTGATGGCAAG GACAAATCGGCTGTGAAGGCCAACGGACATGCCAACGGCCATGCCAAGGCCCTGAAGGACGGCGAGGTGACGCCCGTCCGCAACGGAAAGGTCAACGGATTCCACAACACCTTCTCCAAGTTCACCACGGAGATGTGCAACCCGGCCCTGAACTCCAACTCCGCGGCGAGACAGCGCGTCCCGATCAACGCGGGTAATAAGTAG